The genomic stretch cgacttctggtggacgaacaaaagaagctaatgagagatcttttgtttttggctaccAACATGACGGCAATTATgccacgtgaaaacctcctataggGTAACTATTTCACATCCCAATAATGTTACATGTATTCAAGATAGTGGCACCTGTATAATTTGAAGTATTCTGTGAGGTCTTCCCATAATAATGCCTCAGTGAATTACTGTACTACATGCACATCTTAAGTAAGAAGTAGCCTTAAAAGATTTATAGTTGAGGCTGATAGACTGCGTTGTTTGGCAAGCCACACACTCATGTGTAAAGAAGAAATTGCTGCCCGTGTATTAAAATTGTGCCAAACGTATTGACAAGAGGAATAAAACTTCAAACAACATTATCCTCTAGGACAACTGAGTagcatttcaaagctctgtAGGATGTCATTATCAGATCGTAAGATGTACATGTGATTTAGTTTGTAAGCTGACTACAGTAGCTgcttttttttgcaattattttaATATCTCTGTAAGGTTGCACAATAAACACAAAGCTTCCTATGAGCTCATCTAAACTTAATAATTCAGTGCAGGAACTGTGACTATCAACAAGAAGCAGACAACAGCTGTATTTATGTCAACAAGATCACTCATGAAGTcaagtatgttgtttgtttgtttgtttgtctgtttgttagttcgAAACAGGGCTGTCACTTTGAGTTGGACTGCTACCTAACAGGCGAAAAGTAACATaattttattgacatttttGCCTAACACaaactaattaaaaaaatagttaACTGAGTTTTTGTGGtggtgcactgtaagtgcactacacactatgtcaccagGTTGTAGGAATGTAAGAGTGTGAGAGTGTCTGTGACACCAACAGGCCCACAGCGCAGCACGTGCATAAAtcactaaaataaacaggtctgttgaagGCGttcttgagtttcaacaaaatgagaacaaaaatcggcaagaatttgtgatgctgatgaataataaagcagtttttctatttccaaaacaatggaattacGTGGTGATAAATAAGCTCGTCTAGGAgattaaatttttgactttgcagaaacaatggtcaacctcaagagttgccGATTGTGACCTtcgtgttgaatttgcacatttcttgtcaaacttaataacacttgaaagaaaaacaaaaccaaactgacaaaaacaaaaaaccgttgtcttgccatcattttgacacagatgtacaTTGTATCCTTTAATTTTTTACAcacaaggtaacttgatcatggCACCCGCTGAATTCAACAtcacttttgattttaaaatagaattttcagtCTTATGTTTCTGACTTAGCAAGTcatatattttgaggtcacACATCCAGATATTAACCCTTCTGGACAGCACATAACTTCATTGAACTTTTATTTTGGACTCAAACTTGcagtgaaaaagaagttgtaattAACTTGAAAATGAACATCATGTCAGCCTTGAAACCCATGTATCTCGAATcccttttcttcaatctttctgggtttggtATTTTTCTAGCAACCACAATGTCATGTCTTCTCAGGGCCTgactatttacctaagacatctaccatggcactataatgatatacagTACCAAAtcaatattgtgtactattacAGCCAcgtattacgcaaagacaacttgacaACTTAGGTTCCTAGCTTGTTGTTAAGCAGGGCTGCATCATGCAGTGATTCCACTCTCAACTATGATAATAAGAACAATAGTTTATAGTAATGAACTTGATATAAGtgtcaataattttattattgtatttagTGCTGAAGCACTATTATTGTGGAAACTGTTCAGAAATCAGATTAAAGAAAATCAACTCGTATGAAATAGAAGGTTGGTGATACATACTGTTGCACGTAAATTGACAGCAACAGCAACTTTTTTTCAGTGTACAAAAAAACAGGGTTACAGATGTGGATgtggatggtttttttttttttttttgagaactgTGAGAGAAGATTGACATGTACCAGCAACCCTGAAGTTTTGATTTTGTCCTTTAACAGTGAATTGACACAGATTGTTACAGATGTCATTGCTGACCCAACATTACCAAGAACAGATGAACACTTCTGTCCCAAGTAAGGCCAAGGATGATTATATGTAAATACTGTAGTATTGCTGATGGtttcagttttcgttttttCCCTATTGTTCCAACTAGTACTACTTCCTATTCTGTCCTATTTTCTCAAGGAAAGTCTCCCATTTTCcctttaattaaccctttccctcctaagagtgatACTTACAGTatgtttaacaataattattccatgagcatgCGTTGAATATGATAATGATAGATACCCACCAAGGAGGCTCTGTCAGGGTAAATTCTGACTAgcgacatggcctaaaaagtagcgacagaACTTAAAGTAAAATCATGACAAACGAcatcttttctttaaatttctgacagcaACGGTTACAGCAACATGAAACGTTGACAAACCACTGACACGAGAGCTTTTAAAATTCAGGCAAGCGACACGGGACGGCCCCCTGGCAGGGCCTTAACAAGGCGTGTAGCATCAAGTtagctataatcatctcatatccaacaagcacaagtggaataataattgttttattaaaagcaCCCCCCAAAATAAtagaaaacgaaaccaaaataaagataaaaatgcCCCCGGGGAAACTGACTATAACCCTAACAAATGCGACTGATTCAGGCCATGCCCCTTGATATCACGGTGCATGTGGAGAGCTTTTAGAGTTTCTAAGGACTTCTGTTTTTGTTAATAGAATATCTTCTTCctgttgtttgaaaaatatcGTAATTTTCTATTTATCTGGCCCTGTACTCTGCTTGACGGCCTGCATATTTACTGGAACCTACTGTGCATTGTATAGCAGTATTTTTAATGTGCTGTTCACTGGTCTCAACTTGCTTCATTTCCCTATaagaaatgaaagttagaaaataCTTTTCACAGACCACATAGGTAATAGGAGGCTATAATTATATCAACTTCTCCATAGAAGCTAGTGTACATGTGCCCACCTGAAATGCATCTACATGTGTAATTAGTTGcaggcccaattttgacatccaacccaaagtgtccctttaagcacagtgcctactaattcaaaggcatgATTATTCAGGAAATGTAATCTTAACaagagttattgaaatccaaaaagaaaataatgggtgtcaccatgcatttttcaaggataagtcatgaataatatttgtaaaaagctttaaaatacaaaacaatgtatggcattctttctcaaattgaagcttaattatctctcaaaaatgcatggtcaccctcaattttctttttggataccaagagtatgtactaagatctactttctctggatagttttaaaccgcacaaaaagaTCCCTTTatcagtaagcatcactgataggaaacctgagtatcttgagatgcacagaatgtatgcgcagtgacaatagtaggcaccgtccttaagtttatGCATTTTgccacccatttttcaaaataaggtAAGTGTAAGGCGTCGGTTATTTAATACGaatagcagcagtttcactaacaacctttgtggcttcccTAATGGTGTTATTATTAGAATctgccttacaagaaggggttcctttccactaactaaaacattcactagtcAGCAAGTATTTTGGAGGGAAttatgtgtgtgtggatggtgagttgaggaaaaatcatagacaaaagttaggggtagtctgtaaaatgagggggagaagttcacaaagcaaactctcaaccccacaataaggttaacaaatgaaacaaactctgtgaaattaaaaacttttattgcagaaacagccagatagtatgAGAAACGTAATCGAGTAGGAGGGATAAACAAATATAAAGATTTGCAGTTTATATTTTaggttagggtaaatgcagctgtttaatCTTTACTTCAGGACTGGAGTTTTGGGGAAACCTTGTGACATTACAGTAAATAGATTGGTTCAGTTTCTAaacaaactgtggtgctgcagtGTGGGTGGGGAAATAagacacagaaatgggtttatcaactgagtagATATTATACACTTAATATATGgacccgagggaaacagttagttttgttttcccaagaaTCCTCATGTTCGTCGAGGgaaaacatcaggactcgagggaaaacaaaactaaccagtttcccgagggaccagacattaagtgctttgctatatacatgtatttatatgtagacttttcctgcaacaatccagcaaaacatccggagcgggcaaaaAACTGCAGAATTGTATCCtagtcgggatacatttgaatttgatcagggccacatgacaaagaatcaaccaatcacagtgctcgttttgttgagcgaaagtctagGTGTGTAATTGACCACCATAAAGAAATTCGAAACGAtatttcaagcgttagcccttcaccgacttttgaatttctttatgGTGGTCAATTGATCATAATGCTTATCAAATTCGTCATGCATCCAATTCGTGTATTTCTGGACAGAATGATCTGAAGCCACCTTCAACATTGTGAGGTCACTGCATCAAAATACAATCGTGTTAGTTTTTGGAGGAGCATATTCTCTGTTTTATTATCTCGGTTTCCATCTCTTTTTCCTTCCAGCTTGTGAGAACaccttataataattatatgtaCCTTTTTCATAGTATTTgccaatgattttttttactaGATGCCATCATAAAGAAGCAGTGTTTTTCCAATCGCAGTCCAGCAAGGCAGATGTAAGTCTCTCACACAAAGAAGCTTTT from Montipora capricornis isolate CH-2021 chromosome 12, ASM3666992v2, whole genome shotgun sequence encodes the following:
- the LOC138026283 gene encoding DNA-directed RNA polymerase II subunit RPB9-like, with translation MNVRGRTDDGPGFVGIKFCQECNNMLYPKEDKESKVLLYACRNCDYQQEADNSCIYVNKITHEVNELTQIVTDVIADPTLPRTDEHFCPKCHHKEAVFFQSQSSKADQMRLYYVCTAVNCGNRWTE